The following are encoded together in the Lathyrus oleraceus cultivar Zhongwan6 chromosome 3, CAAS_Psat_ZW6_1.0, whole genome shotgun sequence genome:
- the LOC127128279 gene encoding uncharacterized protein LOC127128279 isoform X2 yields MAAPDNHNTDVPSKTREEGELSNSDDADGNPNGSTVQSTLATGSSFVPSVKQSGKGVQGGGSNNIQMRTTIQPVSQKSIKKNQLPLKSSPWTGHASDDKNLVISFSDDDSGSSDFEKGTAFSLVRTVKRPNSSLEYSNKLQLPQNSRSLQKEMPKKLPSNRTIISSTTKIPSLNSKGAGSWSLGQGSRARNFSTMNRTLASRERGRDQGAVSNDNKLQDLRHQIALRESELKLKTAQLSKESALVLGRDQNAMSLKNDKTKKNIPVSSGAAQLEPKEPDRKRMKLDTIHDTPQVVGGQQVPVVKSILPSKDSPCGNICPQEGNMVDHNQKEIPSCRGESTIIKSQRQPDNHLGNPLQIMPCKAREGDVNYGCNQTDKSSSLVDRCAILNQSAMPANLPSSCAPTNLEALSNAALMNHHNGNASVTEHSSIDLQSFFGMEELIDKELEEAQEHRHNCEIEERNAHRAYLKAQRSLLEANARCNNLYHQRELYLAKLRSLILNTSSFSWSLGQHQQLDIGLDYLPKLGYQIPTSSCLRQAEYNINNPSFDSNDQGINNRQSDTSYHHTDGANLGSEHCVEPDASTSEPLPQSGNHAADGVYSPMDEFDTSDNENEEFSLAGHASNHLDAEYHRKQDSKAKQTDIDTTSNPNCSTDSPQDSLLLEATLRSELFARLGKRATKSSSPCNNIETAKRGTENEVGNEKSRLHHGAVSLSNAANNDLKGIDREERSIHLDSNEIQSQQIIGGNTLNANCCAGSGDRGDMPFQYHHSTNSVNIPPLTFRSVFSELREMSPFTSNPLPNQNKSTHDNDGQSQNATCISSDEAKRDYMMAVSMPVTIGNLFSEEGSYGCSPEVDPFWPLCMYELRGKCNNDECPWQHAKDYGDGNINQHQDTDFNNGDSQDRSLLHQQNCNGVKKVTKYHKATILPTYLVSLDVLKADQFAYKPIAAQRIAQYWQQHFSITLATMNLLQNGSPADGPLSHGGDERIEVHGAWSKQLSIQWRNGVGNQIKQAMADSEQAVETALLILNQEINKLQGVRKALSVLSKALETNPTSAVIWIVYMLIYYGGLGQNEKEDMLSCAVKLYEGSYVLWLMYVNSRIKLDDRLVAYDSALSALCQHASAVPEDRACESACILDLFLQMMDCLCMSGNVEKAIQKSYEVLSATTKLDEPDLLPLSDILNCLTISDKCVLWICCVYLVIYRKLPGAVVQKFECEKDLLDIEWPFVSLSDSEKERAAELMETAVEYINSRAFTMDSEVDLKYAQHFALNHLRCMVALDSLECSRILFDKYVQLYPFCIELVLVSAQIQKQDFGVGNFMVFEDAISRWPKIVPGVQCIWNQYIANAIHNQRIDLAKKISVRWFHSVWQVQDPPYGTMNVTDDGNSSGLLRSGTKIVADTSISGKKQMDMMFGYLNLSVYYFFQNDKTEASMAVNKARNTVNFVGLEPYIRKYVMFLVCDASSLKEDDPKSAIKKMFEVYMDGSSQMLLAPRVLTRKFLDNIKKPRLQNLIGNILQSVSFDCSPLNLILQSWFDSFLLPQTVSDPKHLVDFVEGIMEVVPYNFQLAIAVCKLLSKDCSSSDLNSTGLWFWACSTLVNAITGCIPIPPEYVWVEAAEFLQNAMGIEAISQRFYKKALSVYPFSIMLWKCYYKLFLSIGEANKIAVEAKERGINIDLVTTD; encoded by the exons ATGGCGGCACCTGATAACCACAACACCGACGTTCCGTCTAAAACCAGAGAAGAAGGCGAACTCTCGAATTCCGATGATGCCGAC GGAAACCCCAATGGATCTACGGTGCAGTCCACCCTTGCTACAGGCTCCAGTTTTGTTCCTTCGGTGAAACAAAGTGGCAAAGGCGTTCAGGGTG GAGGCTCCAATAATATACAGATGCGAACAACCATACAACCAGTTTCACAGAAGAGCATAAAAAAGAACCAGTTACCCCTTAAATCTTCTCCATGGACTGGTCATGCAAGCGATGATAAAAATCTTGTGATAAGCTTTTCTGATGATGACAGTGGTAGTAGTGACTTTGAAAAAGGTACTGCGTTCAGTTTGGTAAGAACTGTCAAGCGACCTAACTCATCCTTGGAATATTCAAACAAGTTACAGTTACCACAAAATAGTAGAAGTTTGCAGAAGGAAATGCCCAAGAAATTGCCTTCTAATCGTACAATTATCTCATCAACCACCAAGATTCCTAGTTTAAATTCTAAGGGGGCTGGATCCTGGTCATTGGGACAAGGATCACGAGCTAGAAATTTCAGTACAATGAACAGAACTTTAGCTAGCCGAGAGCGTGGACGTGACCAAGGAGCAGTATCAAATGACAATAAACTTCAGGATTTGCGGCATCAGATTGCACTTCGGGAAAGTGAACTAAAGTTGAAGACAGCCCAGCTAAGTAAGGAGTCTGCTTTAGTTTTGGGTAGGGATCAGaatgccatgagccttaagaatGACAAAACTAAGAAAAATATTCCAGTTTCATCTGGAGCTGCACAATTGGAGCCAAAAGAACCAGATAGGAAGCGCATGAAACTTGACACAATTCATGATACCCCTCAAGTTGTTGGTGGTCAGCAAGTTCCTGTTGTAAAGTCTATATTACCATCAAAAGATTCTCCGTGCGGAAACATTTGTCCTCAGGAGGGAAACATGGTTGATCATAACCAGAAAGAGATTCCATCATGTAGAGGAGAGTCAACAATCATCAAATCACAAAGACAACCTGACAATCATCTTGGCAACCCATTACAAATTATGCCTTGTAAAGCAAGAGAAG GTGATGTCAATTATGGTTGCAATCAGACTGACAAAAGTAGTAGTCTGGTTGACCGTTGTGCAATTCTCAACCAAAGTGCAATGCCAGCAAATTTGCCTTCCAGTTGCGCGCCAACTAATTTA GAAGCATTAAGCAATGCTGCTCTTATGAATCATCATAATGGTAATGCAAGTGTCACAGAGCATAGCAGCATTGATTTACAGTCGTTTTTTGGTATGGAAGAATTGATAGACAAGGAACTGGAGGAAGCTCAAGAGCACAGACATAATTGTGAAATTGAAGAGAGAAATGCACACAGAGCTTATCTTAAAGCTCAGAGGTCTTTGCTTGAGGCTAATGCTCGATGCAACAATCTTTATCACCAAAGGGAGTTGTATTTAGCTAAGCTACGATCTTTGATTTTGAATACTTCCAGTTTTTCTTGGTCTTTAGGACAGCACCAGCAACTTGATATAGGTCTAGATTACTTACCTAAACTTGGATATCAAATACCCACATCAAGCTGTCTGAGGCAGGCTGaatataatattaataatccTAGTTTTGATTCTAATGATCAAGGCATCAATAATAGGCAATCTGATACTTCCTATCACCACACAGATGGAGCAAATTTAGGATCTGAACATTGCGTTGAACCAGATGCTAGTACATCTGAACCACTGCCTCAAAGCGGCAATCATGCCGCAGATGGAGTGTATTCTCCTATGGATGAATTTGATACATCAGATAATGAAAATGAAGAGTTTTCTCTAGCTGGACATGCTTCTAATCATCTTGATGCTGAGTATCATAGAAAACAAGACTCCAAAGCGAAACAAACGGACATAGATACTACATCAAATCCAAATTGTTCCACCGATAGTCCTCAGGATTCTTTGCTTCTTGAAGCAACATTAAGGTCTGAATTATTTGCAAGATTAGGGAAAAGAGCTACGAAGAGCAGTAGTCCATGCAACAACATTGAGACTGCTAAACGAGGTACTGAAAATGAGGTTGGAAATGAGAAAAGCCGACTGCATCATGGTGCCGTCTCATTGTCTAATGCAGCAAACAATGATCTTAAAG GCATTGATAGGGAAGAAAGAAGCATCCATCTGGATTCCAATGAGATTCAAAGTCAGCAAATCATTGGTGGAAATACTTTGAATGCCAACTGCTGTGCTGGTTCAGGTGATCGAGGGGATATGCCTTTTCAATATCATCACTCAACTAATTCAGTGAACATTCCACCTTTGACTTTTAGGAGTGTATTTAGTGAGCTGAGAGAAatgtcaccatttacttcaaatCCATTACCAAATCAAAATAAGTCCACTCATGATAATGATGGTCAAAGTCAAAATGCTACTTGCATCAGTTCCGATGAAGCAAAGAGGGACTACATGATGGCAGTTTCAATGCCTGTCACCATTGGGAATTTATTTTCAGAAGAAGGCTCATATGGCTGCAGTCCTGAAGTTGATCCATTTTGGCCACTTTGCATGTATGAGCTGCGAGGAAAATGCAACAATGATGAGTGTCCTTGGCAGCATGCAAAGGACTATGGGGATGGAAACATTAATCAGCATCAAGATACCGATTTTAATAATGGAG ATTCTCAAGATAGATCACTGTTGCATCAACAAAATTGTAATGGGGTGAAAAAAGTTACTAAGTATCACAAAGCTACTATTCTGCCAACATACCTTGTTAGTTTAGATGTTCTGAAAGCGGATCAATTTGCATATAAACCTATTGCTGCACAAAGGATTGCTCAGTACTGGCAGCAACATTTCAGTATCACTTTGGCTACTATGAATTTGCTACAAAATGGTTCACCTGCAGATGGTCCATTATCACATGGTGGTGATGAACGCATAGAGGTCCATGGGGCATGGAGCAAGCAGCTATCTATTCAGTGGAGAAATGGAGTTGGG AATCAAATTAAACAGGCTATGGCTGATAGTGAGCAAGCTGTTGAGACGGCTCTTCTTATTCTCAACCAGGAAATCAATAAGTTGCAAGGGGTGCGAAAG GCTCTATCTGTATTGTCCAAAGCTCTGGAGACTAATCCAACATCTGCGGTAATCTGGATAGTTTACATGCTCATTTACTATGGAGGTTTGGGGCAAAATGAAAAGGAGGACATGTTATCATGTGCG gttAAGCTCTATGAAGGGTCTTATGTACTGTGGCTCATGTACGTTAATAGTCGGATAAAGCTTGATGATCGGTTAGTGGCCTATGATTCTGCCCTCTCAGCTCTCTGTCAGCATGCATCTGCTGTTCCTGAAGACAGAGCATGCGAAAGTGCATGCATCTTAGATTTATTTCTGCAGATGATGGATTGTTTATGCATGTCGGGGAATGTTGAGAAGGCCATTCAGAAAAGTTATGAAGTTCTCTCGGCTACAACTAAATTGGATGAGCCTGATCTTCTGCCACTCTCAGATATACTCAATTGCTTAACAATTTCTGACAAATGTGTGTTATGGATTTGTTGTGTTTACTTAGTTATTTACAGGAAACTACCTGGTGCTGTTGTTCAGAAGTTTGAATGTGAGAAAGATCTGCTGGACATTGAATGGCCTTTTGTCAGTTTATCAGACAGTGAAAAGGAGAGGGCTGCAGAACTTATGGAAACAGCAGTTGAATATATAAACTCACGTGCCTTCACAATGGATAGTGAAGTTGATCTCAAGTATGCCCAACATTTTGCTCTCAATCATCTCAGATGCATGGTTGCTCTTGATAGCTTAGAATGCTCAAGGATTTTGTTTGATAAATATGTTCAGCTATACCCTTTCTGCATAGAATTGGTCTTGGTGTCAGCTCAAATACAGAAACAAGATTTTGGTGTTGGTAATTTCATGGTATTTGAGGACGCAATTAGTAGATGGCCAAAAATAGTTCCTGGAGTCCAGTGCATTTGGAATCAATACATTGCAAATGCTATCCATAATCAAAGAATTGATCTTGCAAAAAAAATTTCAGTCCGATGGTTTCACTCTGTATGGCAAGTGCAGGACCCCCCGTACGGCACAATGAATGTCACTGATGATGGCAATTCTTCTGGCTTATTGAGATCAGGGACAAAAATTGTTGCTGACACATCAATTTCTGGTAAAAAACAGATGGATATGATGTTTGGATATCTTAATCTTTCTGTGTATTATTTTTTCCAGAATGATAAAACAGAAGCAAGCATGGCTGTTAATAAGGCTAGGAATACTGTCAATTTTGTGGGTTTAGAGCCATATATAAGAAAATATGTAATGTTTCTGGTTTGTGATGCATCAAGCTTAAAGGAGGATGATCCTAAGAGTGCTATCAAGAAGATGTTTGAAGTATATATGGATGGTTCCTCCCAGATGTTGCTAGCCCCTAGGGTGCTAACAAGAAAATTTCTTGACAACATCAAGAAGCCTAGATTACAGAATCTCATTGGCAATATATTACAGTCAGTTTCATTTGACTGTTCTCCGCTAAATTTGATACTTCAATCATGGTTTGATTCATTTCTTTTACCTCAAACTGTAAGTGACCCAAAACATCTGGTGGATTTTGTTGAAGGCATTATGGAGGTAGTTCCTTACAACTTCCAATTGGCTATTGCTGTTTGCAAACTATTGAGCAAAGATTGCAGTTCTTCTGATCTAAACTCAACCGGTCTCTGGTTTTGGGCCTGTTCAACCTTGGTTAATGCAATAACGGGTTGCATCCCAATACCACCAGAATATGTCTGGGTGGAAGCTGCAGAGTTTCTGCAAAATGCTATGGGCATTGAGGCAATATCACAGAGGTTTTATAAGAAGGCTCTGTCAGTGTATCCATTTTCTATTATGTTGTGGAAATGTTACTATAAGCTGTTTCTGTCTATAGGAGAAGCAAACAAAATTGCTGTAGAAGCAAAAGAAAGGGGTATTAACATTGATTTAGTTACTACAGATTAG